The genomic region TCATCGTACATGGCGTCAGCATTTGCAAAGACTCCGTTCCAAATATCGGAAATCATGTTAATTTCCGGAAAATCTTTTTGCAGTCCCGCGTACATTTCGTCAAATTCCCCCGAGGGGTCATAGGTCTTTTTCATGGCTTCCCCGTAAAATCTGGCGACATAAATCTGTCTCCCGGGGGCTCTGAGTCGGGCGAGCATTTGCCGGTAGCCGTAGTCGACCTTCCGGACCCGCCAGTCCCGGGCGTAACTGTAGAAATCATTCATGCCGAAGTTGATGATGACAACGGCCGGATCGTAGGCGAGAACGTCCTCCTCGATCCGCCAGAGCCCGTCCATGGCGGTCTCTCCGTTGACGCCCGCGTTGATGACGGGGACCGTGACCCGCGCGGCAAGGAGCGAGGGCCAGGACTGGGCCTCCGTATAGGCCCCGAAGCCGTAGGTGATGCTGTCCCCGAAGCAGACGATGCTCTTGAAATTCGTAAGATCAAGCTTCATAAGCCCCCTTCCTTTGGGGAAAGACCCGCTTTTTGATCTCCACGAGGGGGATAATCGCGAAGGCGAGCCCTACGGCAATGGCCAGCTCCCTCGGGCGCAGGGCGTCCAGGCCGAAGGCCGCGTTCAAGCCCGGCAGATAGAGGACGACCAGCGTCAGGGCGGCGCTTAGTCCCATGGCCCCCCAGAGCAGGATATTCTGTTTTTTCAGGGCAAAGA from Fusobacteriaceae bacterium harbors:
- a CDS encoding GDSL-type esterase/lipase family protein, whose amino-acid sequence is MKLDLTNFKSIVCFGDSITYGFGAYTEAQSWPSLLAARVTVPVINAGVNGETAMDGLWRIEEDVLAYDPAVVIINFGMNDFYSYARDWRVRKVDYGYRQMLARLRAPGRQIYVARFYGEAMKKTYDPSGEFDEMYAGLQKDFPEINMISDIWNGVFANADAMYDEVHPNENGYEIIFWNIFREIRPLLEENGFLKTI